The DNA window GTACATCTTCCGCATTCGGTGCAGGAATAGGCATTCAGCAGCTGGACCTGATTTAGGTCAAATACATCCTCTGCCCCGAACTTTGACGGCGCTGCTGCTGCATCACCTTCCGCAGGTGCGGCATACGGATCAGCATTAGGGTCCATCATCAGTTTTATCTCCTTCGTTACGGACTCCAGATTATTGAATTTTCCTTTTTTCTCCAGGTTAGCGTACCAGGTACTAGGAAATGCTAAGATGATATGGAGATGTTTGGAATAATACAGGTAATTCATAAAGAAAAGGATCCCTATAAAGTGGAACCACCAGGCAGCTCTCTCGGAATAGATCAGTGTGGTATCGCCGAAATTGCTGAACAGGGGTGCGAAAATATTGGCACTGACCGGGAAACTTCCATGCGCTGCCAGTAAGCCTCGCTGTTGCAGCACCCAGTCTGAAGTATTCATGGTGAAGAAAGCCACCATCAAAGCAAATTCAATGATCAGGATCCAGTTGGCATCCTGTTTTGGCCACCCGAAAAGTTCTTTCATCGTAAGCCTTTTCACCCCGTAGAAATTTCTCCGGATAAAAAAGATCAAGACTCCTATAATAACCAGGAGCGCCAGGATCTCTAACGTTGCCGTAAAGAAATTATATACGCTGTGCCCCATAATAGACGCCAAGAAACGGTGGGTCCCAAAAAGCCCGTCTACTACGATTTCAATCAGTTCGAAATTAATGATAATAAAGCCAACATACACAAAGAGGTGCAGGATACCGGCAACGGGACGCTTCACCATTTTGCTCTGTCCCATGGCAACCCGTGCCATGGTAGCCCAGCGCTCGTCTTTCCTGTCGCTGCGGTTGACAGCCCTTCCTAATGTAATGTTTCTGTATATTTTCTGCAGACTCCTGGCAAACAGTCCGAAGCCCGCTACCAGCAAAATAAGGAAAAGAATATTATCGATATACTGCATGGCTACTATTAGTTTTTACTGTTCTTCCCGAATACTGAGAAGTTGACATATTTTTTCGGGTTTGCCTTAAGGTCTTCAATTAACAGGTTAAGGTTGGTGGAAGCAGCATTCAGGTTATTATACAGCTGATCATCCTTCATGATCTTGCCTAAGCTTCCCTGTCCGTTATCGATTCCGGTAACTACCTGATTCAGTTTTCCTACTGTAGCATCCA is part of the Chryseobacterium camelliae genome and encodes:
- a CDS encoding (Fe-S)-binding protein, encoding MQYIDNILFLILLVAGFGLFARSLQKIYRNITLGRAVNRSDRKDERWATMARVAMGQSKMVKRPVAGILHLFVYVGFIIINFELIEIVVDGLFGTHRFLASIMGHSVYNFFTATLEILALLVIIGVLIFFIRRNFYGVKRLTMKELFGWPKQDANWILIIEFALMVAFFTMNTSDWVLQQRGLLAAHGSFPVSANIFAPLFSNFGDTTLIYSERAAWWFHFIGILFFMNYLYYSKHLHIILAFPSTWYANLEKKGKFNNLESVTKEIKLMMDPNADPYAAPAEGDAAAAPSKFGAEDVFDLNQVQLLNAYSCTECGRCTAVCPANITGKKLSPRLILMKTRDRLEEVGKNIDTNGKFVDDGKKLLNDYITKEELWACTTCNACTEACPVLLDPLSIIFDMRQFLVMEQSAAPQELNLMMANVENNAAPWQYNQADRLNWAKD